In a genomic window of Melanotaenia boesemani isolate fMelBoe1 chromosome 1, fMelBoe1.pri, whole genome shotgun sequence:
- the LOC121637881 gene encoding C-type lectin domain family 18 member A-like, giving the protein MAANMQKMEWNEKLAVLAKEQATLCHTNSLLQHTSSFSHIGWNTHLSVHGVASFSDIIDAWFEEGNDFLYLSKQCKENSTCQHYTQLVWATSSQVGCASQLCLRDGNPWEIFVCAYYPGGNWEVNGQLVMPYKPGLCCSLCTSSMSGCFRLWDHVGGLCEIPKNPCRMNCGQHGHLNTSSCKCKCDPGFTGRFCQVRCGMQCVHGRFKEEECACLCDVGYGGAGCVEKVQFPFHSCDVTIDGTCFMLSSTADTYYGAKSRCQELGGTLAQIHNQKVQDILAFYLSELDASNEVTNINFETRNFWIGLTYKPPTDSFRWDTGEFPLFSSFAFGQPDNQGFGNCVELQALSAFNWNDQRCKTQNRYICQHAAEHIAQWEDGR; this is encoded by the exons ATGGCAGCTAACATGCAAAAAATG GAGTGGAATGAGAAGTTGGCCGTACTTGCAAAGGAACAAGCTACGTTGTGTCACACAAACTCTCTCCTTCAACACACCTCATCTTTCAGTCACATTGGCTGGAACACTCATCTCTCTGTTCATGGTGTCGCTTcattttctgacatcattgaTGCCTGGTTTGAGGAGGGGAATGACTTTCTTTACTTAAGTAAACAATGTAAAGAGAATTCCACCTGTCAGCACTATACACAG CTGGTCTGGGCTACTTCAAGTCAAGTGGGCTGTGCCAGCCAGCTGTGTCTTAGGGATGGAAACCCCTGGGAGATATTTGTCTGTGCATATTACCCTGG GGGTAACTGGGAGGTGAATGGTCAGCTAGTGATGCCTTACAAGCCGGGGCTGTGCTGCTCTCTCTGcacttcctccatgtctggctGTTTCAGACTATGGGACCATGTAGGTGGATTATGTG AAATTCCCAAGAACCCATGTCGTATGAACTGCGGTCAACATGGCCATCTTAATACTTCGTCTTGCAAGTGCAAGTGTGACCCAGGGTTCACTGGACGTTTCTGTCAGG TTCGATGTGGCATGCAGTGTGTTCATGGTCGTTTTAAAGAAGAGGAATGCGCTTGCTTGTGTGATGTTGGCTATGGTGGTGCTGGGTGTGTAG aGAAGGTCCAGTTTCCCTTTCACAGCTGTGACGTGACCATAGATGGAACTTGCTTTATGCTGTCTTCAACAGCTGACACTTACTATGGAGCCAAAAGCCGCTGTCAG GAATTAGGGGGAACTCTAGCTCAGATTCACAACCAGAAGGTTCAGGACATCCTGGCATTTTATCTGAGTGAACTGGATGCCAGCAATGAAGTCACTAACATCAACTTTGAAACAAGAAATTTCTGGATAG GTTTGACATACAAGCCTCCAACAGATTCATTTCGCTGGGACACTGGAGAGTTCCCGCTATTCAGCAGCTTTGCCTTTGGACAACCTGACAATCAAGG cTTTGGAAACTGTGTGGAGCTGCAGGCACTTAGTGCTTTCAACTGGAATGACCAACGCTGCAAAACGCAGAACCGATACATCTGCCAGCATG ctgcagagcacATTGCACAGTGGGAGGATGGCAGATGA
- the LOC121637759 gene encoding fibulin-7-like isoform X2, with product MNKTSKNQTDCPSRLEIQGSLKQVQKLLSAHEASYLQSLRNLKKKINLLQSSAGKQTKATNSTCPKLDAPISGRKLGKSHSVGHEVHFLCDRGYELVGSETRVCQESLTWSGQQPTCRDINECASSPCMNGGTCVDEVNQFSCVCAKGWAGATCQSPVPTFFITMTNTSAATAAATTLPAATTGPFVRPSRCSTVQGTTHCTCEPGYTISGRDSYTCTDIDECELFHNGQAGRLCLHACVNTPGGYRCSCPTGYNVTRDGRSCKDIDECATRQNDCTKDQMCVNTYGGFQCVRVDCPKIPNATYVKTSPMRCERNPCPVDNKACSQAPNSFSYHYLAVVSNLSAPRVMFRVSALRPIGDTLRFSLLGGKQARRHFTVQRSDRLTGQLMLVSPVQGPTTLEAEVEMSELERRVQLGRYITKVTMFVSQYEF from the exons ATGAATAAGACCAGCAAAAACCAAACG GACTGTCCAAGTAGGCTGGAAATACAAGGATCTCTGAAGCAGGTCCAGAAGCTCCTGTCAGCCCATGAAGCCTCCTACTTACAGAGTCTACGCAAcctgaagaagaaaattaatttacttCAGAGCAGTGCAGGGAAGCAGACAAAAGCCACAAACA GTACTTGCCCAAAACTGGATGCTCCTATCAGTGGGAGAAAACTGGGCAAATCCCACAGCGTTGGCCATGAGGTCCATTTTCTCTGTGACCGGGGTTATGAACTTGTGGGATCAGAGACCAGGGTTTGTCAGGAAAGCCTGACCTGGAGCGGCCAGCAGCCCACCTGCCGAG ACATCAATGAGTGTGCATCGTCTCCCTGCATGAATGGTGGGACGTGTGTGGATGAGGTGAACCAGTTTTCTTGTGTCTGTGCCAAGGGTTGGGCTGGAGCTACCTGTCAGAGTCCTGTGCCAACAT TCTTCATCACCATGACAAACACTTCAGCCGCCACTGCTGCTGCTACCACCTTACCAGCTGCCACCACTGGGCCTTTTGTTCGTCCATCACGTTGCAGTACAGTGCAAGGGACCACCCACTGCACCTGTGAGCCAGGATACACTATCTCTGGCAGAGACAGCTACACCTGCACTG ATATAGATGAATGTGAGCTATTCCATAATGGACAAGCTGGCAGATTGTGTTTACATGCTTGTGTTAATACTCCTGGAGGCTACCGCTGTTCCTGTCCAACTGGGTACAATGTGACCCGAGATGGACGAAGCTGTAAAG ATATTGATGAGTGTGCCACCAGGCAAAACGACTGCACTAAGGACCAGATGTGTGTTAACACATATGGTGGTTTCCAGTGTGTTCGTGTGGACTGCCCAAAAATTCCTAATGCTACATATGTCAAGACATCCCCAAT GCGTTGTGAACGTAATCCCTGTCCAGTTGACAACAAAGCTTGCTCTCAGGCCCCGAACTCATTCTCCTATCATTACCTGGCCGTTGTGTCCAACCTGTCAGCTCCTCGCGTTATGTTCAGAGTCTCAGCACTGCGTCCAATAGGTGACACGCTTCGCTTCTCCTTGCTTGGTGGAAAGCAAGCTCGTCGCCACTTCACTGTCCAGCGTTCAGACCGCCTGACAGGtcagctgatgctggtgagccCAGTGCAGGGTCCCACCACTCTGGAGGCAGAAGTGGAGATGAGTGAGCTGGAGAGACGAGTCCAGCTGGGGAGGTATATCACCAAAGTCACCATGTTTGTTTCCCAGTATGAAttctaa
- the LOC121637759 gene encoding fibulin-7-like isoform X1: MFVSAVNAIILLCFCSLHPAYGQDCPSRLEIQGSLKQVQKLLSAHEASYLQSLRNLKKKINLLQSSAGKQTKATNSTCPKLDAPISGRKLGKSHSVGHEVHFLCDRGYELVGSETRVCQESLTWSGQQPTCRDINECASSPCMNGGTCVDEVNQFSCVCAKGWAGATCQSPVPTFFITMTNTSAATAAATTLPAATTGPFVRPSRCSTVQGTTHCTCEPGYTISGRDSYTCTDIDECELFHNGQAGRLCLHACVNTPGGYRCSCPTGYNVTRDGRSCKDIDECATRQNDCTKDQMCVNTYGGFQCVRVDCPKIPNATYVKTSPMRCERNPCPVDNKACSQAPNSFSYHYLAVVSNLSAPRVMFRVSALRPIGDTLRFSLLGGKQARRHFTVQRSDRLTGQLMLVSPVQGPTTLEAEVEMSELERRVQLGRYITKVTMFVSQYEF, from the exons ATGTTTGTGTCAGCAGTGAATGCCATCATCttgctgtgtttctgttcacTCCATCCTGCTTATGGACAG GACTGTCCAAGTAGGCTGGAAATACAAGGATCTCTGAAGCAGGTCCAGAAGCTCCTGTCAGCCCATGAAGCCTCCTACTTACAGAGTCTACGCAAcctgaagaagaaaattaatttacttCAGAGCAGTGCAGGGAAGCAGACAAAAGCCACAAACA GTACTTGCCCAAAACTGGATGCTCCTATCAGTGGGAGAAAACTGGGCAAATCCCACAGCGTTGGCCATGAGGTCCATTTTCTCTGTGACCGGGGTTATGAACTTGTGGGATCAGAGACCAGGGTTTGTCAGGAAAGCCTGACCTGGAGCGGCCAGCAGCCCACCTGCCGAG ACATCAATGAGTGTGCATCGTCTCCCTGCATGAATGGTGGGACGTGTGTGGATGAGGTGAACCAGTTTTCTTGTGTCTGTGCCAAGGGTTGGGCTGGAGCTACCTGTCAGAGTCCTGTGCCAACAT TCTTCATCACCATGACAAACACTTCAGCCGCCACTGCTGCTGCTACCACCTTACCAGCTGCCACCACTGGGCCTTTTGTTCGTCCATCACGTTGCAGTACAGTGCAAGGGACCACCCACTGCACCTGTGAGCCAGGATACACTATCTCTGGCAGAGACAGCTACACCTGCACTG ATATAGATGAATGTGAGCTATTCCATAATGGACAAGCTGGCAGATTGTGTTTACATGCTTGTGTTAATACTCCTGGAGGCTACCGCTGTTCCTGTCCAACTGGGTACAATGTGACCCGAGATGGACGAAGCTGTAAAG ATATTGATGAGTGTGCCACCAGGCAAAACGACTGCACTAAGGACCAGATGTGTGTTAACACATATGGTGGTTTCCAGTGTGTTCGTGTGGACTGCCCAAAAATTCCTAATGCTACATATGTCAAGACATCCCCAAT GCGTTGTGAACGTAATCCCTGTCCAGTTGACAACAAAGCTTGCTCTCAGGCCCCGAACTCATTCTCCTATCATTACCTGGCCGTTGTGTCCAACCTGTCAGCTCCTCGCGTTATGTTCAGAGTCTCAGCACTGCGTCCAATAGGTGACACGCTTCGCTTCTCCTTGCTTGGTGGAAAGCAAGCTCGTCGCCACTTCACTGTCCAGCGTTCAGACCGCCTGACAGGtcagctgatgctggtgagccCAGTGCAGGGTCCCACCACTCTGGAGGCAGAAGTGGAGATGAGTGAGCTGGAGAGACGAGTCCAGCTGGGGAGGTATATCACCAAAGTCACCATGTTTGTTTCCCAGTATGAAttctaa